One Haliaeetus albicilla chromosome 20, bHalAlb1.1, whole genome shotgun sequence genomic window, AGTAGTTCAAAGGTTTCTGGGGAAACAGGCATACAATCTAAGTGCATAATCTTCTACTCCTTTAGAAACCCAGCCTACAAGCAAATACTGCCTTACTCaatatttcagaataatttccGCACAAATAGCAGCTGAACaacatttatttctccttcccctAGTGCTTCTTTGCCTTCAGGAAttcaattttttctttgtattttgtgcGTTTAATTCTCTTATTCCGTAGAGGCAAAGAACTTCGCAGTTCCcaaatattacttttaaatgTTCCCATAACATTCAAAACAGAATGTATTTACCATTAAGGATATCCTCAAAACCGATGCATTCATCATTTCCCCTCAGAGTATCCAGTGCTATGTTTGAGCTGTGAAGAAATGGGAGACGCTGGGCCTGTAAAAAGACAACAAGAGTTCAAGTTTCTGCAAGTCTGAAATTGAGGGGGTTTACATTTAGATTTCTCAGTCTGAAGTGACTGAGAAAAGCAACAGGTAAAGTTACTTCTTCCTTCAAAAACAATGATGAATGGtgtagtttaaagaaaaaaaaaagtagggctttttctcctctgttatCACATAAAGCTGGGGAGGCTCACTGCAAAAAACACATCTACAACCTGAGGTCAGTACTGGGTGACTGACGTATACTGCAGTGTCTGGAAACTATATTCTAAGTTTTCCTACATCTCCAATGCAAGTCAGGAATGTAAGTGAAAGAGCTATATTGATTTTCACATCTAAACACAATCCTCCTTGCAATTAATCTAAATCATAATTATTTCTCTGATCCCCACCAATTCTTAAGCTTCAAGTCCACTCCCACTTACTTTCAACACTCTCTTCTGTACCCTTCACTGACAGTGTTACAGAAACATTTCAAGTGGTACACACAGCATTCAGATCCTGAACATTCCAAGAATAGCATATCtgtatgtgctggttttggctgggtgtcgtggtttaaccccagccagcaactaagcaccacgcagccgctcactcactccctgccccccccagtaggatgggggagaagaatcagaaaaagaagcaaaacccatgggctgagataagaacagtttaacagaacagaaaaaactaataatgataatgataacactaataaaatgacaacagcaataataaaaggattggaatgtacaaatgaagcgcagtgcaattgctcaccactcaccaaccgacacccagccagtcctcaagcagcgatcccccccgCCAacactccccagttcctatactagatgggacatcacatggtatagaatacaccgttggccagtttaggtcagctgccctggctgtgtcctgtgccagcttcttgtgcccctccagccttctcgcttgctgggcatgagaagctgaaaaatccttgactttagtctaaacactactgagcaacaactgaaaacatcagtgttatcaacattcttggcacactgaactcaaaacatagcactgtaccagctactaggaagacagttaactctatcccagctgaaaccaggacactggagtagagttagttttcttcacagATACTAGTACGGGACTGtcttttggatttgtgctggaaacagtgttgataacacagggatgttttggttattgctgagcagggctcacacagagccaaggccttttctgcttctcaccccaccagcgagcaggctggggggcacaagaagttgggaggggacacagccaggacagctgaccccaactgacccaagggatattccagaccatatgatgtcatgctcagcatataaagctggggaaagaaggaggaagggggggaggacgttgggagtgatagagtttgtcttcccaagtcactggtacatgtgatggagccctgctttcctggagatggctgaacatctgcctgctgatgggaagcagtgaatgaattccttgttttgctttgcttgagtgcacggcttttgctttacctattaaactgtctttatctcaacccacaagttttctcacttttaccctcctgattctctcccgcatcccactgtgaggggagtgagcaagcggctgcatgATGCTTAGCTGCTAGCTATATTttagaaaagtgaaataaaaccagaagagaaCTTGTATATCTAACATGAAGCTGGAAGTGAAAAACCTTCTAATCACCATATTTTGCCCACCCATTCCCCAAGAATACCTGTGGAGACACAGTAGCAGGGTATCCTCACCTGcctcattttctgcctttttcctaACATAAGTtaggaaaaagatttttcctCACAAGACAGCCCAGCTGAGATCAAGGGATGTTTTCATACATTCTCTCTGACTTTCACATCTGCAGGACCAGTAATTTCTGCCAAGTTTAATGCAGCTCACTGTGGTTCAGTAGCACCTGATCCACTGGAAGGGAGTATAAAATTGCTCTAACTCACTTGGAAGAACAACTCTTAATAGCTTGACAACCTTCAACAAGCCAAAACAAAGTTTACTAAGACCAATGAGTTTTCCATGTTTCCTAAGGGACAAAGTCAGCCTCCCTCCAGTTACTCTCCATCCTAGGAGatgaagaaaaggagggagacTCAGCTTCCCAAATAGGAGTTAAAACCTCTGAATGTAACTCCGTGTAGACCTCCCCTGATCTTACAAGAAAGGCTGCGGAACAAAATAAGCACATAGCAAATTCTCTGCTTCAGGTTTCATGTTACCTCTATACCCACTCCCAAATCCCTACCTCCTTCAGACCTCTAAGTCTCTTTACCCCACAAGTGCAGAGATTCCTCCCCATGAAGGTCATACATTCCACAGAGGAGAGTATTAATTTTAGGAATTAATACTCaattcctcctgcttttctctgaagGCTTACAGGAAGCTAGTCCACAGAAAATCTAGAGCAGTTACCACTTCACCAAGTAACCAATAAAAGAACTACAGCTGAAATGCTTTAGCATATTGACTGTTCTGGAAACTATTCATTGCagtgtttggttggttttaataaaaacagtccAGTGGAAGAATTTCTTCTGGAAACATAAGGTATTTCAATAAAGAAAGATGTCCCTCTGAAAGCACGTTCcaagataaattttttttttttcaagtggttTAAGTTATACCAGTTGGATAAAAATGCCTACCTGTTTCACTGCTCTGAATTCCATCTGCAGCTTTAAAGGTGCATGGAGTCCTTGAATATTTCTCAGCGTGGCAAAGTTTGTTTTATCTTGATTTAACTGGAACTATCATAAAcaacattgatttttattttagaaaagttaCTTTCCAGTACAGCCATAGAAAAGATTTGTGACATCCTACTAAAATGAGCATGCTTATCAAATGTATATGTAAAAACTCAGTGATACTGTCATATGTGTCTCAAATGTACATGAAAGATAATGATGCAGTAATACTTGTTTTATGAAACTGAAATTGCTTTTTGGTggattttattacaaatcaatagtagccattttattttgttatttttgacAATCAGGTCATGTAACACCACCAAGTGGTGTAGCTTTGCACTACTTTACTAAAATATTGTTAGCACAAATTGGAAGCTAAGTCTGGTTTAACCTAAGAACACAAACTTTAAAGCCACAATTGATGTTATTGTTAGTCATCAAAGACTCTACTTGAAAACACttgaaatacttcttttctggTCAAGTAGGAAGACAGAGCACCACATATACTCCATATGactctgaaaagcaaaggaaagctcACAATTTTACCAACTGCTCCAAAACTGATcagcaagacaaagaaaatctATCTAGTAGAGGgctcttttaatgaaaaagtgCTGGTTCAAGATTACTAAAGTACACAAAAGTAACTTATGCTTAATGTTAAACTTAAAAGCTTGAGTAATCCAGTCTCAAATTTGGCTTTTACAGTACTGACTACATGCCTGTAATGTTGACATAATACAATATtgtgaagtaaaacaaaaaatacaagcctctttttttaaaacctgtacTCAATCACCATGACAAAAGCCTACTAGTATAAGAATATCATCCTGTTTATGCGGAAGGATGCCAAAAGTCAACAGGAAAATACAAGTCAAAGGCATAACACGCATTTTCTTCATAACAACCTATATTGAACACTTCAAAAGTTAGCAGAAAATACTATTTATATGCCTCATCCCAAACTTACAATTCTGGTCACATcgttttttccatttattttataaaggtAGGGGTCCTTCAGCTGGGTAGCAGAAAGATTTGGTTTCTACTAGTGCTACCTGAATAACCTACCATTTACAGCAGCAAAAACAACCATAACTATGTCAGGCTAAGATAAGCCTTTTCCCATGCAAatgtacataaaaataattcttagaTAAATCGGCCACAAACTTACAGAAAAACTAACCAAAcaatatgtggaaaaaaacccgTTAGTTTCATATACTTGCCAGGGGATCACATTGTCtgtttttattacttctgtgcttttttttttctctctagcaTGTATTCTTTTAATTATGCAGGTTTTATACAGCAAGAACAGAGTTAAAAACTAAGTTATAGCACTCAGttgtaaaaaaaccacaaatgaaaaatagctcTGAAACATTTATAGTATTTATAAATAAGCTTGTGAAGTTCGTGTCACATTAACATCATCCTTTTAACTCAAGACACCACTAGCACTGGTTAGAATTAGAATATATTAGATGGTCTGCATTACATTCAGACCTTGTCATGCTGATTAGCTTTGCAATTTGGAACATTCTATCCAGATATACTGCCTTTGCTTCAGGACATTTTATTAGAACAAATCTGTGCTGGCAAAACAGCTACCAGAGACGAGATTCAGTTCAACCAGCTATTTAGCCAAAGCTGTCTAGTCTCCCTTTACTTTCAACCTATGGTCCGCAGACCACTCTTCAGTGGTCCACAAGTGATGACGAAACCGGACAAGATTGCATACACTTACAACACACTGTATGTATAAAATTTCTAGATGGGATCAagtaatttaatgaaaaatattttttgtgttcAGAGACTGAAAACTAAGATATATGGTAAACCTATAGACAAATGGGAGGATCAGCCTTCCAGAAGTGGCAGGTGTGCCCCCCACCTAACTATAGAGGCTGCATACACAACTAGCTTAGTAACTTTTAGATGACTAAACCTTGCTAAGTAAATCCCTACTTGGAAGCCCGCTTACATACTTGAAGTGCAGACAGTCACAAGTAGGAGGTTAACATTAAACAAACTTGCCAACAATGTCATTTGTATGACTAAAATGTTACTATTGTTGAACATCTTTATTCTGTTAAAGGCAAGACCACGTTCATTACTTGTTACCACACAAAGCAGTCCAGGTAACCACATTGTTAATTTAAACTTCATAATCAGTTAAGAGTGAAGATGGCTACACTCCATGTTatacttacatttttttctgccaacTCCAGCGGGTGGCTAGGCAACAATTCATTTTTCACACTTGTAAAGCTAGAAATACAAGTAAAAAACTTGAACTTCAAATTAATCAGGATATTGTTTTTTAAGTTGCATTCCAAAACTAATCTCAGATACAAATATCAGCCCACAGAGAGACACAATTAGCACAGTTtgaactacaaaaaaaaaagcttaattgtGAAGCAGCAATTAAGACCTCTAACTACAGCActaccagaagaaaaagaatttaaatttcaggtatccttttttctttatgtttgaCAAAACAGAAtgacagtttttcttccttgaccCTTTTCAGAAATAGAGAcaaatattaataaatgaaaacatcatAGATTTAATTATGTCCAAGCTACATGGTATCTAATTTTAGAAGTCTACAAGCTTTTGCAACTGAATACTGTACATAACTTCCCCCACCACTCATAGTTGTATTACCCACATTTTAAACTCCATAACTTATTTTAGATTCATTATCCAAGACATGTACATAGTTCTGCACTCATGTAAAATggcaaaacccaaacccactaTTTTTACTATATTAACTTGTACCAAGGCTGAAATTAACCATTTCCCACAGTGCCATAGCACACTCatatacatgtattttacaACTAGCATACCTTTCATAATCATTAATACTTTGCCATCTCTTTAGAAAAGATGAGTATCATACAGGTAAAAGTCCATTAATGTTATCTACTTCTTGAAGTGATGTTTCACAGCAAATTCACACTTGAAGGACAATCTGATTAAATACATGCACTTTAGGCTATAGCTTTTGTGATACACCTTCCAAGAACCTTCTTAAAAAGCCAACATTTAACACATACTTTCTTCCTATATCTAAAGTTCAACATTTGCTACAGCACAAATCAAGGAGTAAAAGCCTACCCTCTGCGCAGAAGATCATGACCTTCAAACGGTCCTGAAGCTGAAAATTCAGTAATTGGGATACTATCTTTCAACAGAGAAGCACCACCTCTGGAATTCTGGAACCAAAAAAGTTAGGATTACTTTAACAGAACCAGACCCCTTTCATATGGGCCATTAGGCCAGGCAAATGAAACAAAGCGTTCAAAGACTCCTTAAACTACTCATGCGCAAGCCCTAGACTTTAGGgtctctttaaaaaacaaacaaacaaaacccctcacCGAAACACAAACCCCATACTAAATTAGAATTTTTTCAGAGAATCTGATAACATTTAAAGGTACTGATAATACATTTTTAGGATCTGGCTCAAACAGTTAAACTTGCAATTACCCCTTGTTCATTGCCACCCTGAGCTGCAGggatggaaaggaagaaggcagaTCATGCTCAGCtgacaggacagaaaggaaaatggctGAGCATTCCTTCATTCACTTCAATACAGACACAATCAAGTAAGATCAAATTGATTTTATCCACAGTTTAAGGCTGCCATAAAGAGGACAAGGTGTATGCAAGTGGTCTAGTATGCCAGTTAACTGAAAGGGCAAAGGAAGAACAGTAACTTGTAGCAGAAGACCAGAAAAACACACCTCCACAGACTTACTAAAGCAAGCCATCTTAACCCAGACCACTGATTTCATGCTACCCTGCCTGATTTTATTGAAGTGACTTTAGGATTGTTCATACAAATTGTTCCACCAATAGGCCAATGTATAATGAATTCTGGAAGGTGACAGCAATAATCTCTGGAAGGTGACAGTGATGAGCTGTTCAGTGCAGGAGTTTCCTCCAGGAGCACTGTCGGATCCAACAGAAAACTCATGCTTACGCTTAAGGTCTTTTGTACTGACGTGGTAACTGTGAACAACCTATCAGCTGttagaaaacctgaaaatacCTGTTGTTACATGCATATAAAGCATCTACCAACTAACGTACTCAACGCTGACCAGACCTTTCCGAGATCGCGGTCAGTGAAAGCATTAAAGAGATACACTACCTGCGAGATGCGACAAGAGCAAAGGAAGTCAAACGTAAGGAGAAAACCATGAAATCCTCCCCGAGGAGTAACGCTCTCAAGTCACACCAGTGCCCGGCCCGTCTTAGGAGGCCACACCACCGCTACCCACCGCAGAGAACCGAGGCGGGACCTTCCACCGGCATTACCGGGCCGCTCGGCctccccgtcccgtcccccccagctcccagacACCCTCCCGGCCCCCAGCTCCCGTGAGGATGCCTAACGGAGACGGGTCCTcgcaggggaggggaaggggacgGACGGCGGACGCCTCTCCCCCGGTGAGGACCCCCCCAGCCGCCAGCACCAGCGCCCGCCACGGCTGCGCCCGACCCCCATGACTCAGCACGGCCGCAGCGCCCCTCGCCCAACGGCCGCCACCCCCGGGGACCCCAGCGGCCAAGGGAGGGATAAGGGGGGAGCGGGGTAGACAGGCGAACGCcgtccggcccggcccggcccgctcctcggcccagccccgccgccagcCCGCACTCACCATCTTGACCCCACACGCACAGCTACTtccgccccctcctcctcctcacttccgccccgcccccggcgcGCTGCGTCAGACGCAAGGAGGGAACGgcgcccctcccctccccgcagcgggccgggcggggaggggcggggcctcgcagggaggggcggggcctcGCGGGGGGCGGAGCCGCGGGCGCCGTGAGGGAGGGGTCGGCGGTTGATGGCGGCCGGCGGGCTCTGCCCCGCGGTTCTGTGAGGGGCCCCTTCTCCGGCCCTGTGCCCTCCTCGGCCATGGGTTGCCTGCTTCCAGGGCTGTTGCTCGTAGACTGACCGCACTGTTTTCCCCCGTGGCGGCAAAAGCCAGCCGTTTTGGTACCGCCCTGGCccccagcaggagctggagttGGGTCATGGCTTCTTCTCGCAGTAGGCCGGTGGCGGCCATGTTGTGGTGTCAGGTGTGGGCCGCTCATCTTGGTCAAACCCTTCCTCTCCTAGTGGGCCAcaggcagcaaaagcagagagcTTGGGTGACCCCAACAGCGTCGCACCGCTGACAGCCAAACGTAGCGAAACGAGGCAGCGGTGCTCCCTGAGGTAAAGGCGGCCAGCCATGGAGCCTCCCTGGGCAGCGCTGTGCAAATGCGAGGTGTCCAGGTAATCTGCTGTACCAGGGACCGCAGGCAGCCCTCGAGGTCCCGAGCTTCTGTCAGTGACCAACAGGGACGGGCCTGCAGCAGGTTAATCTTTGGAAATTAGTCTTGAGAGTGGTGGATAAAAGCTGCTGTGTTAGTAGGCAGGTATTAATAGCCAAAATAACACTACGGTAACGGAATTCATATTAGCTTGCACTTAAAGAACTTTGAAAGACTTTCCAACAATCACAAGGTTTTCCACAGCTTTCGATGCGTAGCTTCTGATACACATCTGGCGTATCTATTTTACATATTTCTTCTGAGACCTGGAGCTCACTCAACCCTTTGAGATTTTGCCCCAAATTTCCCTGGTGCTACAAATTTCATACGTGACAATTAAACATGACATCTTGCACAAGAAGCAATATTTAAACAGGAAATTTATATATGTTTTAATGGCACTctcagctttggaaaaaattactgaaaagatCATACGCTTTAtactctgttttcctctttcttggGCAAAATCAGTTCACCACTTAAGAATGTTTTAACCAAAGTTCTGGCCTTTTGTGTTCAGGTCTTAGACTTAAAGCAAAGACTTCAAAAGAATGAGAATGGAGGACTGGggtttttaaatcatttttagGAAAATGGGTACCACAAAGGTTTCTCTGATCTTGTAATTATAATGGGTACTCGGGTATTGTGGTGCTGGATTCATTATTATAGAATAGATGTGAATACAAAAAACAAATCAAGTTCCTGTTTAACTGCAGCTTACAGAAAAAGCTAGGTTTGTCactaaatgtatttatttattgactGAGTTTGTTGATCAGGATATGACTGTAGAGATGAAACATCTAAATTTCAAAGTCATTCTTGCAGGACACAGACAGGATGCAATCACTCCATGCACATTTTTGACATCACTGCAATCCGCAGTCTAGGCTGCATAACATGAAAGAACATACACTGCAAGAAAGATCTGGTTTTCCTTTAAAGGCTTTCACACTAGGGAAAACTTCCAGACATAAACACAAATCATGCACACATTTTCTCATCAAATTACCAAGTATTTTAAATTGGAGcaaggcttgatttttttttttcactgccagctttgttttaatgattttaCAGTGAGCATCTCAATGGCAGATGATTGGAGTAGTATCTCATTCCTCTCTGCGGCTCTGCTGCAAGTTAATAGGAATTACACGAGCAACTGTCAGGCTGGCCAAACCTTTGATCAAAAATGAGAGCATGTGGTGGGCGATGAGTGCTTCGACTGCTCAGAAGCAGTAGGTATGGCTGCCCTCTGTGTTGCAGATGATTTCAAGGCTGCCCCCAGCACCAGGCTCACCAGAGTACAGACAGCAACCCACAGGCACTGCCCCAGGCGCAGCAGCCCCAGGACGCAGGGCCCTGTGTGCTGAAGCCTGCCTGCCGGGGAGCGTTGCTGGCGTGCAGGTCTGGATAGTCTGTCTGAAGGCATCTTCCAGGCCGATGGAAAGTGAGACGCAGTGACTGTGGTTGCTAAAGAGGCCATTCTTGTATGTGGGCACTCTTTAAGAGTATGTGGATGCTCTAAAATTAGGGTGAAAATAACTACC contains:
- the POMP gene encoding proteasome maturation protein; this translates as MNSRGGASLLKDSIPITEFSASGPFEGHDLLRRGFTSVKNELLPSHPLELAEKNFQLNQDKTNFATLRNIQGLHAPLKLQMEFRAVKQAQRLPFLHSSNIALDTLRGNDECIGFEDILNDPSQSEVMGEPHMMMEYKLGLL